A region from the Nocardioides coralli genome encodes:
- a CDS encoding acyl-CoA thioesterase, giving the protein MAQDRPSLPASHSRVSLAMMTDSEHANLLGTVHGGEVMKLVDSTAGAVANRHGDGPAVTAFMDEMAFLQPVHVGDIVRTLAQVNWVGTSSMEIGVRVEAQPWGSAADEPLHVASAYLVFVAIDDEGRPRPVPDLVRDTPDEQRRWREAEIRRAHRLARRAEIESGRRDG; this is encoded by the coding sequence ATGGCCCAGGACCGTCCCTCCCTCCCCGCCAGCCACTCGCGGGTCTCGCTGGCGATGATGACCGACTCCGAGCACGCCAACCTGCTCGGCACCGTCCACGGTGGCGAGGTCATGAAGCTGGTGGACTCCACGGCAGGCGCTGTGGCCAACCGCCACGGCGACGGCCCCGCCGTCACCGCCTTCATGGACGAGATGGCCTTCCTGCAGCCCGTGCACGTCGGTGACATCGTGCGCACGCTCGCCCAGGTGAACTGGGTCGGCACCTCCTCGATGGAGATCGGCGTGCGCGTCGAGGCGCAGCCGTGGGGGAGCGCCGCCGACGAGCCGCTCCACGTCGCCTCCGCGTACCTGGTGTTCGTGGCCATCGACGACGAGGGCCGGCCGCGACCGGTGCCCGACCTGGTGCGCGACACCCCCGACGAGCAGCGACGCTGGCGCGAGGCGGAGATCCGGCGGGCGCACCGCCTGGCCCGGAGGGCGGAGATCGAGTCGGGACGCCGCGACGGCTGA
- a CDS encoding glycosyltransferase family 2 protein → MSESVAVVVVTFNRADLLARMLDGLAAQTRSPDAVYVVDNASSDHTREVLERHHGAGLPLHVTHCPDNLGGAGGFHLGLQQAHHAGHDRIWLMDDDVVPAPDCLEVLLGHDEPCLMAVREDTSGRLVEKAATRFDLRNPLAIRPKTGMVETEYGDRAAMPELVELENVAFEGFLVRRDVVDRIGLPDPTYFIFYDDVDFAVRARRAGYRIWGVRDAVLVRQLDFDQQHDLGSWKGFYMFRNLFAVHFRYGENAAVRLKPWLVTGVVVVLSPLRGGRGEARNVIRALRAARSMRQPPPGSVD, encoded by the coding sequence GTGAGCGAGTCCGTCGCCGTCGTCGTCGTCACCTTCAACCGCGCCGACCTGCTGGCCCGCATGCTCGACGGCCTCGCTGCCCAGACCCGGTCGCCCGACGCGGTCTACGTGGTCGACAACGCCAGCTCCGACCACACGCGCGAGGTGCTGGAACGCCACCACGGTGCGGGCCTGCCCCTCCACGTCACCCACTGCCCTGACAACCTCGGGGGCGCGGGAGGCTTCCACCTCGGCCTGCAGCAGGCGCACCACGCCGGACACGACCGGATCTGGCTGATGGACGACGACGTCGTCCCGGCGCCGGACTGCCTCGAGGTGCTGCTCGGGCACGACGAGCCGTGCCTGATGGCCGTCCGTGAGGACACCTCCGGCCGGCTGGTCGAGAAGGCGGCCACCCGCTTCGACCTGCGCAACCCCCTGGCGATCCGGCCCAAGACGGGGATGGTCGAGACCGAGTACGGCGACCGGGCGGCCATGCCGGAGCTGGTCGAGCTCGAGAACGTGGCGTTCGAGGGGTTCCTGGTGCGGCGTGACGTGGTGGACCGGATCGGGCTGCCCGACCCGACGTACTTCATCTTCTACGACGACGTCGACTTCGCGGTGCGTGCCCGGCGGGCCGGCTACCGGATCTGGGGCGTCCGTGACGCCGTGCTGGTCCGCCAGCTGGACTTCGACCAGCAGCACGACCTGGGCTCGTGGAAGGGGTTCTACATGTTCCGGAACCTGTTCGCGGTGCACTTCCGGTACGGCGAGAACGCCGCGGTCCGCCTCAAGCCGTGGCTCGTGACCGGGGTCGTCGTCGTGCTCAGCCCGCTCCGAGGAGGACGTGGCGAGGCCCGGAATGTGATCCGCGCCCTACGGGCGGCGCGCTCGATGCGGCAGCCGCCGCCGGGATCCGTAGACTGA
- a CDS encoding cysteine--tRNA ligase — translation MGVSTPGVIGSGGRYTLHPTRPRAADLTLAGAPLPLTGAARIYTCGITPYDVTHLGHAATFVWADLLASVARAVEVPPVTCRNVTDVDDVLTAAARERHRPYDDVAVTQEFLFDRDMRDLAVARPDATPRARAHVTQVVQLADALLRLDHAYEAGGTVFFRAPADLDRAGLDEQEALAALGDFGDHAEDGRQQPWDVPLWRPSDDEQPAWPSPWGWGRPAWHVECSAMAMSVFGTGVDVLVGGADLVFPHHAYQAAMVEAATGVQPFARRQMHVGTVHVAGAKMAKSTGNLVHVRDLLADHEGAAIRLLLLHRRWDEPWDYDPGQLAEATALLDRLRAAAGRPASGGREAVLTALLDDLDVPQAVGVAEERGGEAARTLLSVLRLSA, via the coding sequence ATGGGAGTGAGCACGCCCGGGGTGATCGGCAGTGGCGGCCGCTACACGCTGCACCCGACCCGACCCCGCGCAGCAGACCTGACACTGGCGGGGGCGCCGCTCCCGCTGACCGGCGCGGCGCGCATCTACACCTGCGGCATCACGCCGTACGACGTCACCCACCTCGGCCACGCGGCGACCTTCGTCTGGGCCGACCTGCTCGCGAGCGTGGCCCGCGCGGTCGAGGTCCCTCCGGTGACCTGCCGCAACGTCACCGACGTCGACGACGTGCTGACTGCGGCGGCGAGGGAACGGCACCGACCCTACGACGACGTCGCCGTCACCCAGGAGTTCCTCTTCGACCGCGACATGCGCGACCTGGCCGTCGCCCGCCCCGACGCGACGCCGCGAGCGCGCGCCCACGTCACCCAGGTCGTGCAGCTGGCCGACGCGCTGCTCCGCCTCGACCATGCCTACGAGGCCGGCGGCACGGTCTTCTTCCGCGCCCCGGCCGACCTCGACCGCGCCGGCCTGGACGAGCAGGAGGCCCTGGCTGCGCTCGGTGACTTCGGCGACCACGCCGAGGACGGGCGCCAGCAGCCGTGGGACGTGCCGCTGTGGCGGCCCTCCGACGACGAGCAGCCCGCCTGGCCCAGCCCCTGGGGCTGGGGGCGCCCGGCCTGGCACGTGGAGTGCTCGGCGATGGCGATGAGCGTCTTCGGGACGGGGGTCGACGTCCTCGTCGGCGGTGCCGACCTGGTCTTCCCGCACCACGCCTACCAGGCGGCGATGGTGGAGGCGGCGACCGGTGTTCAGCCGTTCGCCCGCCGCCAGATGCACGTCGGCACCGTCCACGTCGCCGGCGCCAAGATGGCCAAGTCGACCGGCAACCTGGTCCACGTCCGCGACCTGCTCGCCGACCACGAGGGGGCGGCGATCCGGCTGCTGCTGCTCCACCGGCGCTGGGACGAGCCGTGGGACTACGACCCCGGCCAGCTGGCCGAGGCCACCGCCCTGCTCGACCGGCTGCGGGCGGCGGCCGGTCGCCCGGCCAGCGGCGGCCGCGAGGCGGTCCTGACCGCGTTGCTCGACGACCTCGACGTCCCGCAGGCCGTCGGGGTGGCCGAGGAGCGCGGGGGAGAGGCCGCGCGCACCCTGCTCTCGGTGCTGCGCCTCTCGGCCTGA
- a CDS encoding LCP family protein — translation MADRPQGGPEKGSPEYRWLYGSKGQQPSDDETRAIPEQQRGDETRVMPAARREARGGGAAPAAPPRRPAGGGPPARSRRPRFRLRWLWLLLVLWLVFLVVVPLLAWSRVDKVNAFPKGDRPADQPGTTYLMVGSDSRGDLSPAERRQLGTGNASGNRTDTIMLLHTGAGPNLLMSIPRDSIVEVPGYGQTKINAAYAYDGPRLLVRTVEGATGIRIDHFVEVGFGGFVDLVDAVGGIEVCPPFPMNDPLAKIKLKEGCQEVDGPDALGYARSRKTDEKYGDLGRASRQREVVSAIGREAVSPWSVLNPVRYYRLNMAGARAVRVSEGTSPFSMARWALAMTRVNGENGLTCGVPVADFAVNWDQERSEQMFTYIREDDTESIPKQLCTPTGFPR, via the coding sequence ATGGCAGATCGTCCCCAGGGTGGCCCGGAGAAGGGCTCGCCCGAGTACCGCTGGCTCTACGGCTCGAAGGGCCAGCAGCCGTCCGATGACGAGACCCGGGCGATCCCGGAGCAGCAGCGGGGCGACGAGACCCGGGTGATGCCCGCAGCCCGTCGTGAGGCGCGCGGCGGCGGTGCCGCTCCCGCAGCGCCGCCGCGGCGTCCCGCCGGAGGAGGACCTCCGGCCCGCTCCCGCCGCCCCCGCTTCCGGCTGCGCTGGCTCTGGCTGCTGCTCGTGCTGTGGCTGGTCTTCCTCGTCGTGGTCCCGCTGCTGGCCTGGAGCCGGGTCGACAAGGTCAACGCGTTCCCGAAGGGTGACCGTCCCGCCGACCAGCCGGGGACGACCTACCTCATGGTGGGCTCGGACTCCCGCGGCGACCTGTCCCCGGCCGAGCGCCGCCAGCTCGGCACCGGGAACGCCTCGGGCAACCGGACCGACACCATCATGCTGCTGCACACCGGCGCCGGCCCCAACCTGCTGATGTCCATCCCCCGCGACTCCATCGTCGAGGTGCCGGGCTACGGGCAGACCAAGATCAACGCCGCCTACGCCTACGACGGTCCCCGGCTGCTGGTCCGCACCGTCGAGGGCGCGACCGGGATCCGCATCGACCACTTCGTCGAGGTGGGCTTCGGTGGTTTCGTCGACCTCGTCGACGCCGTCGGCGGCATCGAGGTGTGCCCGCCGTTCCCCATGAACGACCCGTTGGCGAAGATCAAGCTCAAGGAGGGGTGTCAGGAGGTCGACGGCCCCGACGCCCTGGGCTACGCCCGCTCCCGGAAGACCGACGAGAAGTACGGCGACCTGGGTCGCGCCTCGCGGCAGCGCGAGGTCGTGTCGGCCATCGGGCGCGAGGCCGTCTCCCCGTGGTCGGTCCTCAACCCGGTGCGCTACTACCGGCTCAACATGGCCGGCGCACGCGCCGTCCGGGTCAGCGAGGGCACCTCGCCGTTCTCCATGGCGCGGTGGGCGCTGGCGATGACCCGCGTCAACGGCGAGAACGGCCTGACCTGCGGTGTCCCGGTCGCCGACTTCGCCGTCAACTGGGACCAGGAGCGCTCCGAGCAGATGTTCACCTACATCCGCGAGGACGACACGGAGAGCATCCCCAAGCAGCTCTGCACCCCGACCGGGTTCCCGCGCTGA
- the glf gene encoding UDP-galactopyranose mutase, whose translation MSNPDLVVVGSGFFGLTIAERCANELDLKVLVLERRHHLGGNAYSEKDPTTGVEVHKYGAHLFHTSNEKVWEYVNRFTSFTDYKHRVFGKYQGQVYSLPMNLGLINQFFGKSHTPDEARALIREQSSEIATEDAQNLEEKAISLIGRPLYEAFIKGYTAKQWQTDPTELSADIITRLPVRYTFENRWFSDTYEGLPVDGYTAWLERMADHPNIEVRLDTDFFDVADDYKGKVPIVYTGPVDEYFGNAEGRLSWRTVDLEESVEDVDDFQGTGVVNYNDQDVPFTRIIEFKHFHPERVKTHLPGKTVIVHEYSRFAEEGDEPYYPINTAEDREKLLKYRDLARQEPMVLFGGRLGTYKYLDMHMAIGSALSMYENKLRPHFAEGTELTSGGVDE comes from the coding sequence TTGTCCAACCCTGACCTGGTCGTCGTCGGCTCCGGCTTCTTCGGACTCACCATCGCCGAGCGCTGCGCGAACGAGCTCGACCTGAAGGTGCTCGTCCTCGAGCGTCGCCACCACCTCGGCGGCAACGCCTACAGCGAGAAGGACCCCACCACCGGCGTCGAGGTGCACAAGTACGGCGCCCACCTCTTCCACACCTCCAACGAAAAGGTGTGGGAGTACGTCAACCGGTTCACCTCGTTCACCGACTACAAGCACCGCGTCTTCGGCAAGTACCAGGGCCAGGTCTACTCGCTGCCGATGAACCTCGGCCTGATCAACCAGTTCTTCGGGAAGTCGCACACGCCCGACGAGGCGCGCGCCCTCATCCGGGAGCAGTCGAGCGAGATCGCCACCGAGGACGCCCAGAACCTCGAGGAGAAGGCGATCAGCCTCATCGGGCGGCCGCTCTACGAGGCGTTCATCAAGGGGTACACCGCCAAGCAGTGGCAGACCGACCCCACCGAGCTGAGCGCCGACATCATCACCCGGCTGCCGGTCCGCTACACCTTCGAAAACCGGTGGTTCAGCGACACCTACGAGGGGCTGCCGGTCGACGGCTACACCGCCTGGCTGGAGCGCATGGCCGACCACCCCAACATCGAGGTACGGCTCGACACCGACTTCTTCGACGTGGCCGACGACTACAAGGGCAAGGTCCCGATCGTCTACACCGGCCCCGTGGACGAGTACTTCGGCAACGCCGAGGGACGGCTCTCGTGGCGGACCGTCGACCTCGAGGAGTCGGTCGAGGACGTCGACGACTTCCAGGGCACCGGCGTCGTCAACTACAACGACCAGGACGTCCCCTTCACCCGCATCATCGAGTTCAAGCACTTCCACCCAGAGCGGGTGAAGACGCACCTGCCGGGCAAGACCGTGATCGTCCACGAGTACAGCCGGTTCGCGGAGGAGGGCGACGAGCCCTACTACCCGATCAACACCGCCGAGGACCGCGAGAAGCTGCTCAAGTACCGCGACCTCGCGCGCCAGGAGCCGATGGTCCTCTTCGGTGGCCGGCTGGGCACCTACAAGTACCTCGACATGCACATGGCCATCGGGTCGGCGCTGTCGATGTACGAGAACAAGCTCCGCCCCCACTTCGCGGAGGGCACCGAGCTGACCAGCGGAGGAGTCGACGAATGA
- a CDS encoding HAD family hydrolase, producing MTSPAAHVDTVVFDIDGTLVDSNYHHTIAWHRAFRAHGHDVPCWRIHRCIGMGGDRLVAAAAGQEVEDRDGDAVRKTWEQEYDEMLREPTALPGARELLSTLRDRGMTVVLASSAIPRHASRALELLGADERVDEVTTSEDAEESKPDPELLEAAIARADARSSVLVGDSVWDVEAANRVGIRTVAVLTGGFSEAELRSAGAAWVLSDTRDLLARLDDVVGRRS from the coding sequence ATGACGTCTCCGGCAGCCCACGTGGACACCGTCGTCTTCGACATCGACGGCACCCTGGTCGACTCCAACTACCACCACACCATCGCCTGGCACCGGGCCTTCCGCGCCCACGGCCACGACGTGCCCTGCTGGCGGATCCACCGGTGCATCGGGATGGGCGGCGACCGTCTCGTCGCGGCTGCCGCGGGTCAGGAGGTGGAGGACCGGGACGGTGACGCGGTGCGCAAGACCTGGGAGCAGGAGTACGACGAGATGCTGCGTGAGCCGACCGCCCTGCCCGGCGCGCGCGAGCTGTTGAGCACGCTGCGCGACCGCGGGATGACCGTCGTGCTGGCCAGCTCGGCCATCCCCCGGCACGCCTCCCGTGCCCTGGAGCTGCTGGGGGCCGACGAGCGGGTGGACGAGGTCACGACGAGCGAGGACGCCGAGGAGTCAAAGCCGGACCCCGAGCTGCTGGAGGCCGCGATCGCCCGGGCCGACGCCCGCAGCAGCGTGCTGGTCGGGGACTCGGTCTGGGACGTCGAGGCCGCCAACCGCGTGGGGATCCGCACCGTGGCGGTGCTCACCGGCGGGTTCTCCGAGGCCGAGCTGCGGTCGGCAGGCGCGGCCTGGGTCCTCAGCGACACGCGCGACCTGCTGGCGCGGCTGGACGACGTCGTGGGTCGACGCTCCTGA
- the paaI gene encoding hydroxyphenylacetyl-CoA thioesterase PaaI has product MSAQEVARQSAEAMWAEDRASQALGMRIVEVGPGRAVLAMRVREDMVNGHAIGHGGLTFALADSAFAFACNSYGRRTVAAGAEIRFRAPTRLHDELVATAVERTRAGREGVYDVTVRVGDAVVAELVGHAREIGGSLLDG; this is encoded by the coding sequence GTGAGCGCGCAGGAGGTGGCCCGGCAGAGCGCGGAGGCGATGTGGGCCGAGGACCGGGCCAGCCAGGCGCTCGGCATGCGCATCGTGGAGGTCGGCCCCGGCCGTGCGGTGCTCGCGATGCGCGTCCGCGAGGACATGGTCAACGGCCACGCCATCGGCCATGGCGGGCTCACCTTCGCCCTGGCCGACAGCGCCTTCGCCTTCGCCTGCAACTCCTACGGGCGCCGCACGGTCGCCGCGGGCGCGGAGATCCGGTTCCGGGCGCCCACCCGCCTCCACGACGAGCTGGTCGCCACCGCCGTCGAGCGGACGCGGGCAGGGCGCGAGGGCGTCTACGACGTCACGGTCCGGGTCGGGGACGCGGTGGTCGCCGAGCTCGTCGGCCACGCACGCGAGATCGGTGGATCCCTCCTCGACGGCTGA
- a CDS encoding SigB/SigF/SigG family RNA polymerase sigma factor, protein MVSPSAQTERAERRAATEELLGELALATGPRRRVFENELITLNVPVAREVAARYHGRGISTDDLEQVACVGLVKAVRGYDPDKATDFLSFAVPTIRGEIRRHFRDAGWVVRPPRSVQEMQARISRARGELWQLLGREPVSSELAEHLDVDTEPVLEALSANGCFVPASLDAGPENDDAAPVERLGGSDPGYTQAEARVALRPLLRELSDRERRILELRFGQGRTQAEIGREIGVTQMQVSRLLANLFDRLRAELVQEAA, encoded by the coding sequence TTGGTCTCACCATCCGCACAGACCGAGAGAGCCGAACGGCGAGCCGCGACCGAGGAGCTGCTGGGTGAGCTCGCGCTGGCCACGGGGCCGCGCCGGCGTGTGTTCGAGAACGAGCTCATCACCCTCAACGTCCCGGTCGCCCGCGAGGTGGCCGCCCGCTACCACGGCCGCGGCATCTCGACCGACGACCTCGAGCAGGTCGCCTGCGTGGGACTGGTCAAGGCCGTCCGGGGCTACGACCCGGACAAGGCGACCGACTTCCTCAGCTTCGCCGTCCCGACCATCCGTGGCGAGATCCGGCGCCACTTCCGCGACGCAGGATGGGTCGTCCGACCACCCCGTTCGGTCCAGGAGATGCAGGCGCGGATCAGTCGGGCTCGCGGGGAGCTCTGGCAGCTGCTGGGACGCGAGCCGGTCTCGTCCGAGCTCGCGGAGCACCTCGACGTCGACACCGAGCCCGTCCTCGAGGCGCTGAGCGCCAACGGCTGCTTCGTCCCCGCTTCCCTGGACGCCGGGCCGGAGAACGACGACGCGGCGCCCGTCGAACGGCTGGGCGGAAGCGACCCCGGCTACACCCAGGCGGAGGCACGGGTCGCCCTGCGGCCGCTGCTGCGCGAGCTGTCGGACCGGGAGCGACGCATCCTCGAGCTCCGGTTCGGGCAGGGCCGGACGCAGGCGGAGATCGGGCGGGAGATCGGCGTGACGCAGATGCAGGTCTCCCGGCTGCTGGCCAACCTCTTCGACCGGCTCCGCGCCGAGCTGGTCCAGGAGGCCGCCTGA
- a CDS encoding glycosyltransferase, which produces MSTDGQEPHRRVVAVVVTFNRLPLLQRLVARLGEIPAVDDVVVVDNASTDGTGAWLSGQPGLLARTLDRNRGGAGGFHEGMRLAVEERGADLLWLMDDDGLPDPDCLPRLLDREDLDFWGPVVVDEADPDRLVFPIRLPGGTRVVHDTVAVEKAAVEGLVRDVVIPFNGVLVTRELAERIGYPREEYFIWGDDHEYRLRAERAGARIATVAVARVHHPSVGELGTPMMFGRTTYNHSPSDLKHYCMARNNTLNLRDYRGWAHVLMFWAKTLWFYTLTRRVPGRLRLSARAVRAALRGDFTGHEELL; this is translated from the coding sequence GTGAGCACCGACGGCCAGGAACCCCACCGGCGGGTGGTGGCGGTCGTCGTCACGTTCAACCGGCTGCCGCTGCTCCAGCGCCTGGTGGCGCGGCTCGGTGAGATCCCGGCGGTGGACGACGTCGTCGTCGTCGACAACGCCTCCACCGACGGCACCGGTGCGTGGCTCTCCGGCCAGCCGGGGCTGCTGGCCCGCACCCTCGACCGCAACCGGGGCGGGGCGGGCGGCTTCCACGAGGGGATGCGGCTCGCCGTGGAGGAGCGCGGGGCCGACCTGCTGTGGCTGATGGACGACGACGGCCTGCCCGACCCCGACTGCCTGCCACGACTGCTGGACCGTGAGGACCTCGACTTCTGGGGGCCGGTGGTGGTGGACGAGGCCGACCCCGACCGGCTGGTGTTCCCCATCCGGCTGCCCGGCGGTACCCGCGTCGTCCACGACACGGTCGCGGTCGAGAAGGCGGCCGTCGAGGGCCTGGTCCGCGACGTGGTGATCCCCTTCAACGGCGTCCTCGTCACGCGTGAGCTCGCCGAGCGGATCGGCTACCCGCGCGAGGAGTACTTCATCTGGGGCGACGACCACGAGTACCGGCTCCGCGCCGAGCGCGCGGGCGCCCGGATCGCGACGGTCGCCGTGGCCCGCGTCCACCATCCGTCGGTGGGCGAGCTGGGGACGCCGATGATGTTCGGACGCACCACCTACAACCACAGCCCCAGCGACCTCAAGCACTACTGCATGGCGCGCAACAACACCCTGAACCTGCGTGACTACCGCGGCTGGGCGCACGTGCTGATGTTCTGGGCGAAGACGCTGTGGTTCTACACCCTGACCCGGCGCGTCCCCGGTCGTCTCCGGCTGAGCGCCCGCGCCGTGCGCGCCGCGCTCCGCGGCGACTTCACCGGCCACGAGGAGCTGCTGTGA
- a CDS encoding LCP family protein: MPGTPPAAPGPYRRRPADERAARVRFRRAVALMLMTLVLPGSAQLVAGNRDVGRIAMRVWFGLVLGAVLTLAAVLIWPVFAFWLVSSTTVLALVRFGLIALALGWAALFVDAWRIGQPLTLSFAHRRAVVGVNGVLCLSVAGALLFGSHLTGVYRDSLVTVFGDGEAVAAADGRYNVALFGGDAGAGRFGLRPDSITVASIDAESGRTVLISLPRNLARFPFREGSVMAREFPDGFDCEGCYLNGVSTWATDRPELFRGSETPGIDATLMAVEGITDLDINYWAMVDLRGFRQLVDAVGGVTLTVRDRIPVGLPHESYFRYIEPGRQQLDGLETLWFARARYGSDDYSRMARQKCVMNAMLHQVSPQVALRNFERIARAGSQMVSTSIPTSEVGRFLDLALKAKSQRVSTVSLVPPRINTGDPDVAEIHAMIDQALDRASGEAAPPEKKPRKRRASTSTTGGSIGSLAEGYAANEAEDLGAAC; encoded by the coding sequence ATGCCCGGCACGCCACCTGCCGCCCCTGGTCCCTACCGTCGGCGCCCCGCCGACGAGCGGGCCGCGCGCGTCCGGTTCCGTCGTGCCGTCGCACTGATGCTGATGACGCTGGTGCTCCCGGGTTCGGCCCAGCTGGTCGCCGGCAACCGTGACGTCGGCCGGATCGCGATGCGGGTCTGGTTCGGCCTCGTCCTCGGGGCGGTCCTGACGCTCGCCGCCGTGCTGATCTGGCCGGTGTTCGCGTTCTGGCTGGTGTCGAGCACGACGGTCCTGGCGCTGGTGCGCTTCGGGCTCATCGCCCTCGCGCTGGGCTGGGCGGCCCTGTTCGTCGACGCCTGGCGGATCGGCCAGCCGCTCACCCTCTCCTTCGCCCACCGCCGTGCGGTCGTCGGCGTCAACGGCGTGCTGTGCCTCTCCGTGGCCGGCGCCCTGCTCTTCGGGTCCCACCTCACCGGGGTCTACCGGGACTCGCTGGTGACGGTGTTCGGCGACGGCGAGGCCGTGGCCGCGGCGGACGGCCGCTACAACGTCGCCCTGTTCGGCGGCGACGCCGGCGCCGGCCGGTTCGGGCTGCGCCCCGACAGCATCACGGTGGCGAGCATCGACGCCGAGAGCGGCCGCACCGTGCTGATCAGCCTGCCGCGCAACCTCGCCAGGTTCCCCTTCCGGGAGGGCTCGGTCATGGCCCGCGAGTTCCCCGACGGCTTCGACTGCGAGGGCTGCTACCTCAACGGCGTCAGCACCTGGGCCACCGACCGGCCCGAGCTCTTCCGCGGCTCCGAGACCCCCGGCATCGACGCCACCCTCATGGCGGTGGAGGGCATCACCGACCTCGACATCAACTACTGGGCGATGGTCGACCTGCGGGGGTTCCGCCAGCTCGTCGACGCCGTCGGCGGGGTGACGCTGACCGTCCGCGACCGGATCCCGGTGGGGCTCCCGCACGAGTCCTACTTCCGCTACATCGAGCCCGGGCGCCAGCAGCTCGACGGACTGGAGACGCTGTGGTTCGCGCGAGCACGCTACGGCTCCGACGACTACTCGCGGATGGCGCGCCAGAAGTGCGTCATGAACGCGATGCTCCACCAGGTCAGCCCGCAGGTCGCGCTGCGCAACTTCGAGCGCATCGCCCGTGCCGGGTCCCAGATGGTCTCGACCTCCATCCCGACCTCGGAGGTCGGGCGCTTCCTCGACCTGGCGCTCAAGGCGAAGTCGCAGCGGGTGTCGACCGTGTCCCTGGTGCCGCCCCGGATCAACACCGGTGACCCCGACGTGGCGGAGATCCACGCGATGATCGACCAGGCCCTCGACCGGGCGTCGGGCGAGGCCGCCCCGCCCGAGAAGAAGCCGCGCAAGCGTCGCGCCTCCACGTCGACCACCGGTGGGTCCATCGGCAGCCTCGCCGAGGGCTACGCCGCCAACGAGGCCGAGGACCTCGGGGCGGCCTGTTGA